A window of Infirmifilum lucidum contains these coding sequences:
- a CDS encoding glycerate kinase type-2 family protein, whose protein sequence is MDEREDQARVTALTLALEGIRSAEPRSAVKNYLTRSGEKLVLRDGTEIPVRGEVYVVGAGKASGGMAQAIEEILGDKIAGGVVSVPEELVGKYSTKKIRIVGATHPKASQKSVEAGRMVLETLTNLREDDLVIALFSGGGSALLEYPVEGVTIDEIGEFSILLMKRGADIFELNAVRKHLSRIKGGWLARHAQPARVLALMISDVVGDRMDTIASGPTVPDPTTFQDAYNILKKYSAWEEAPASVRAYIEKGLRGAAPETPKPDDPVFSRVVNRVIASNMQSLEAMATKAQNLGYRPLILTSMLEGEAREVGKVIASILREVRKSGKPLPPPLVILAGGETTVTVRGRGIGGRNQELALSIAIGIRGLRGVAVACIGSDGRDGPTDVAGAVVGGSTYDRAVAMGLKPEEFLVENNSYEFFRAIGGHIKTGYTGTNVNDFIVAVIEDYEM, encoded by the coding sequence GTGGACGAGCGAGAAGATCAGGCCCGCGTTACTGCACTGACTCTAGCGCTCGAAGGCATAAGATCTGCCGAACCGCGCTCCGCCGTGAAAAACTACTTGACTCGAAGCGGGGAGAAACTAGTCCTGCGAGACGGCACAGAGATACCCGTTAGAGGGGAGGTCTACGTCGTAGGCGCCGGCAAAGCCTCTGGGGGCATGGCTCAGGCCATAGAAGAGATACTCGGAGACAAGATAGCAGGGGGCGTAGTATCTGTCCCCGAGGAGCTTGTAGGTAAATACTCTACAAAGAAAATCAGGATAGTCGGGGCAACTCATCCGAAGGCCTCCCAGAAGAGTGTTGAAGCGGGACGCATGGTCTTAGAGACGCTAACAAACCTAAGAGAAGACGATCTCGTAATTGCGCTGTTCTCAGGAGGGGGTTCCGCCTTACTCGAATACCCCGTTGAAGGTGTGACTATAGACGAAATAGGGGAGTTCAGCATACTACTCATGAAGAGAGGAGCCGATATATTCGAGCTCAACGCCGTGCGAAAACACCTCTCGCGCATCAAGGGGGGCTGGCTAGCCCGGCACGCCCAGCCAGCTAGGGTGCTCGCGCTAATGATATCCGATGTCGTGGGAGATAGAATGGATACAATAGCCTCCGGCCCGACAGTCCCAGACCCAACAACGTTCCAGGACGCGTACAACATCCTTAAGAAATACTCCGCTTGGGAGGAGGCCCCTGCGTCGGTCAGGGCGTATATAGAGAAGGGGTTAAGGGGGGCTGCCCCGGAGACGCCGAAGCCAGACGATCCCGTCTTCTCCAGAGTGGTAAACCGGGTAATTGCCAGCAACATGCAGTCCCTAGAGGCGATGGCTACAAAGGCGCAAAACCTCGGCTACAGGCCGCTGATACTGACTTCGATGCTGGAGGGCGAGGCCCGCGAAGTAGGTAAGGTTATTGCATCGATACTGAGAGAGGTTAGGAAGTCAGGGAAGCCTCTCCCACCACCCCTCGTTATCCTGGCTGGTGGCGAGACGACAGTCACCGTGAGGGGGAGGGGGATCGGTGGGAGAAACCAGGAGCTCGCTTTGAGCATAGCTATAGGTATAAGGGGGTTAAGAGGCGTTGCTGTCGCCTGCATAGGGAGTGATGGCCGTGACGGCCCCACGGACGTTGCAGGAGCAGTTGTTGGTGGGTCAACATATGATAGGGCCGTTGCCATGGGCTTGAAACCCGAAGAGTTCCTTGTAGAAAACAACAGCTACGAGTTCTTTAGAGCTATCGGAGGCCACATTAAAACAGGCTATACTGGTACAAACGTTAATGACTTCATCGTAGCGGTTATTGAAGATTACGAAATGTAA
- a CDS encoding single stranded DNA-binding domain-containing protein, producing the protein MYNTETREVKIADITPSTRRFSVTFKILNVGDEKQITSRRDGSEHRVADVLVGDETGVAILTAWDSEIDQLRGMVGETVSLVNGYVSLYQGKLRLGLGRFGSIKPSNEKIENVNSENNISEREFEEGRFRGRRGGRRRF; encoded by the coding sequence ATGTATAATACGGAGACAAGAGAAGTGAAAATAGCTGATATAACTCCAAGCACTAGAAGGTTCTCGGTAACTTTCAAAATACTGAATGTTGGGGACGAAAAACAGATTACCTCTAGACGCGATGGTTCCGAGCACCGAGTGGCTGATGTTCTTGTTGGGGATGAGACAGGCGTGGCCATACTTACAGCCTGGGATAGTGAAATTGACCAGCTACGCGGAATGGTCGGAGAGACAGTATCGCTCGTAAATGGATACGTATCGCTGTACCAGGGCAAGCTCAGGCTAGGGCTCGGGCGTTTTGGCTCAATAAAACCTTCCAATGAGAAAATCGAGAACGTGAATTCTGAGAATAACATATCCGAAAGAGAATTTGAGGAAGGAAGATTTAGAGGTAGAAGAGGCGGCAGACGCCGCTTCTAG
- a CDS encoding glycosyltransferase family 2 protein, with protein MKSASTPPRVSVIVVNYKSYEPLRLCLRSILESDYPDYEVIVVDSLTQNIESKVREEFNDPRIKVIHFDTNIGASASHNIGALASDPRSKYLIFMDNDVIVTPSAISQLVKSMEERPHIGVLQAKVVSRSNNGRMDHTGLGLDVAGTWVTTYGHVAEAFSRPMEIFAASSAFMMTRRELYFEALGFDDTYFIYDDDTDYSWRVRLQGYAVAYEPRAIVYHEDKFENRLRYDKLYFGFRNRLLNVLKNLEAGNMIVSIMSILFLAYLNILMLCLSLRGREAYAYLRATMNILSTIPWRLTQRKIVQRRRRVSDRVFFKKGLLRRDLLGTVIMLRALLARYFAENRSSNARGQ; from the coding sequence ATGAAGAGCGCGAGTACTCCTCCTAGAGTCAGCGTCATCGTCGTGAACTACAAGTCGTACGAGCCGTTGCGGCTCTGTCTGAGGAGTATTCTTGAAAGCGACTACCCTGACTATGAGGTTATAGTCGTTGACTCGCTAACCCAGAACATAGAAAGTAAAGTTAGAGAAGAGTTCAACGACCCTAGGATAAAGGTCATTCATTTCGACACAAACATAGGAGCCTCGGCGTCCCATAATATTGGAGCACTGGCGAGCGACCCTAGGTCAAAGTACCTAATATTCATGGACAACGACGTTATCGTAACACCGAGTGCAATCAGCCAGCTTGTAAAGTCTATGGAGGAAAGACCCCATATCGGCGTCCTGCAGGCGAAAGTTGTCTCGAGGAGCAATAACGGCAGGATGGATCACACGGGTCTAGGACTGGATGTTGCCGGGACTTGGGTGACAACATACGGGCATGTAGCAGAGGCCTTCTCCAGGCCTATGGAGATCTTCGCCGCTTCCTCCGCCTTCATGATGACTAGGCGTGAATTATACTTCGAGGCTCTAGGCTTCGACGACACTTACTTCATCTACGACGACGATACAGACTACAGCTGGAGGGTTAGGCTTCAAGGCTACGCCGTGGCCTACGAGCCGCGCGCCATTGTATACCACGAGGACAAGTTTGAGAACAGGCTCCGCTATGATAAACTCTACTTCGGTTTCCGCAACAGGCTACTGAATGTCTTAAAGAACCTTGAGGCCGGGAACATGATTGTAAGTATAATGTCTATTCTCTTCCTAGCCTACCTGAATATACTAATGCTGTGTTTATCGCTCAGAGGCCGCGAGGCGTATGCCTACCTGAGAGCTACAATGAACATACTTTCAACCATACCCTGGCGCCTTACACAGAGGAAAATTGTTCAGAGACGAAGACGAGTGAGTGATAGAGTGTTCTTCAAGAAGGGACTCCTGCGCAGGGATCTCCTGGGGACTGTGATTATGCTGAGAGCACTCCTAGCCAGGTATTTCGCCGAGAATAGATCCTCTAACGCTAGAGGACAGTGA
- a CDS encoding lysylphosphatidylglycerol synthase transmembrane domain-containing protein: protein MGGSLRSWMRRHALLLLQIFLILALAIYIARGFDVEEFLQAFSQIDPHLLLYLVLFEIAYYLTHALAYWALAYRRFRVPVKDAIGGTMVAWLVDLLLPSAFIEGDIVRIVFLKQYGEWAEAISYGLFFRFLLNITLSVFILAASLLALNVYIGFSNYLAVYISAVVLALLSSAVIALFIFDTKRVKRLSARLVSRLPVGNKQTLIRDLGRFLDYVSETSRDFSPYNLYLWLSVLALMGQWISGVLTPYFSLKCVGIDVNPLLIAPGYTILSTLSLVSIGVPFMIGSVDAALITLYLVLGVPKERAVVAALIGRSVTIIVTLTLIYPIGMYYSRKIFSKKNLEGIKETINRIAKEYGIEFPFVKL from the coding sequence ATGGGGGGATCTCTGAGAAGCTGGATGAGGAGACACGCACTACTCCTGTTACAGATATTCCTCATACTGGCTCTCGCTATTTACATCGCCCGGGGTTTCGACGTCGAAGAGTTCTTGCAAGCGTTCTCTCAAATAGACCCTCACTTGTTGCTGTATCTTGTTCTTTTCGAAATAGCATATTACCTTACACACGCCCTGGCGTACTGGGCACTAGCCTACAGGAGGTTTAGAGTACCAGTAAAAGACGCCATTGGAGGGACAATGGTTGCATGGCTTGTAGACTTGCTTTTACCCAGCGCATTCATCGAGGGAGACATCGTGAGGATAGTTTTCCTGAAACAGTACGGCGAGTGGGCCGAGGCAATAAGCTATGGTCTCTTCTTCCGCTTCCTGCTTAACATTACACTGTCTGTGTTCATACTCGCCGCCTCCCTATTAGCCTTGAACGTGTACATAGGTTTTTCAAACTACCTGGCAGTCTACATCTCAGCTGTAGTGCTCGCGCTTTTAAGCTCAGCCGTCATAGCGCTCTTCATCTTCGACACTAAGAGAGTAAAGAGGCTCTCTGCTAGGCTAGTGTCCAGGCTCCCAGTGGGCAACAAGCAGACCTTGATAAGGGATCTAGGCAGGTTCCTAGATTATGTCTCTGAGACTTCTAGAGACTTCTCCCCATACAACCTATACCTGTGGCTATCCGTCCTAGCCCTAATGGGCCAGTGGATAAGCGGGGTTCTCACGCCGTACTTCTCGCTGAAATGCGTGGGCATCGATGTAAACCCCCTACTAATAGCCCCAGGCTACACTATTCTCTCAACGCTCTCGCTGGTGTCGATAGGAGTGCCCTTCATGATTGGGAGCGTGGACGCTGCGCTGATAACACTTTACCTTGTTCTCGGGGTTCCGAAGGAGAGAGCCGTCGTAGCTGCACTAATCGGTAGGAGCGTGACAATAATCGTCACGCTTACGCTCATATACCCCATAGGAATGTACTACTCGAGGAAAATTTTCTCGAAGAAGAACCTCGAAGGGATCAAAGAGACCATAAATAGGATAGCAAAAGAGTACGGGATAGAGTTCCCGTTCGTAAAACTCTAG
- a CDS encoding SWIM zinc finger family protein: MSADNAVENKEATTRREVPLDRMIARAAWLLAEGRVVKISPYLYYVMGRNGRHLVKVEGGRLVCTCKGFQEKGICSHVIAVSTLAGMKDIDSFLNERISERVRRELREIYG, encoded by the coding sequence ATGTCTGCTGATAATGCAGTCGAGAATAAAGAGGCTACGACGCGGAGAGAAGTCCCCCTAGACAGGATGATAGCTAGGGCAGCTTGGCTACTAGCCGAGGGGCGTGTAGTGAAGATCAGCCCCTACCTATACTACGTAATGGGTAGAAACGGCAGGCACCTCGTGAAAGTTGAGGGAGGGAGGTTAGTGTGTACATGTAAGGGTTTTCAGGAGAAAGGCATATGTTCGCACGTTATCGCAGTTTCAACGCTGGCTGGCATGAAGGATATCGATAGCTTTCTCAACGAGAGAATTAGCGAGAGAGTCAGGAGAGAGCTCCGGGAGATATACGGCTAG
- a CDS encoding metallophosphoesterase codes for MVYIAVVSDSHDNLEAVNSFLSKVRGRVEAIIHAGDIVSPFTLKLFKDFKFYAVYGNNDGEKLLLKKTADSLGLILEEAPLFLNISGREIAVVHGAFTPDRTERLVEALARSGLFNLVVYGHTHRVDVRKVGETLVVNPGPLSGYLAPARTFALVDLEKMSVELVEV; via the coding sequence ATGGTCTACATCGCAGTAGTATCTGACTCGCACGACAACCTTGAAGCCGTCAACTCCTTCCTCTCGAAAGTTAGAGGGAGGGTGGAGGCAATAATCCACGCCGGCGACATAGTCTCCCCCTTCACGCTAAAACTGTTTAAAGACTTCAAGTTCTATGCTGTCTACGGCAACAACGATGGCGAGAAGCTCTTGCTCAAGAAAACAGCAGATAGCCTCGGGTTGATTTTGGAGGAAGCCCCCCTTTTCTTGAATATTAGCGGGCGGGAAATCGCCGTAGTCCATGGGGCTTTTACTCCAGACAGAACCGAGCGCCTAGTCGAGGCTCTAGCCAGGAGCGGGCTCTTCAACCTTGTAGTCTACGGCCACACCCACAGGGTAGATGTCAGGAAAGTCGGAGAGACTCTTGTAGTAAACCCGGGGCCTCTCTCGGGTTACCTTGCACCGGCCAGAACTTTCGCACTTGTTGACCTCGAAAAGATGTCTGTCGAGCTAGTTGAGGTGTAG
- a CDS encoding inositol monophosphatase family protein, whose protein sequence is MDYAELLDVIREAAKKGAESALEAIRFGTAGDILGRGMGGDYSLAGDVASEKAVIEYLRARVGELRVVSEESGERSFGSAPRYTFIIDPIDGSRNYKRGLPFFAISIAVAEGETLDDIVAGAVYAPLLNMEFTAIRGMGAWLNGRKIRVTSQEDLANALVFVGATPKALFLPQAYALAITIRGGIARSLGSASLELSFVASGGADAYIDYWGIMRVIDIAAALLIAREAGAWVKVRGWLDRRGAISLRERLTILAASTEKLGLRLEEVFREALNIEFEEMLGGRRDTLR, encoded by the coding sequence TTGGACTACGCGGAGCTGCTCGATGTTATCCGAGAGGCAGCGAAAAAGGGCGCTGAGAGCGCGCTCGAGGCTATTAGGTTTGGAACGGCTGGTGACATTCTAGGCAGGGGTATGGGAGGCGACTACTCTCTCGCGGGCGACGTAGCTTCCGAGAAAGCTGTCATAGAGTATCTCCGCGCCAGGGTTGGAGAACTGAGGGTAGTCTCAGAGGAGTCGGGCGAAAGGTCATTTGGAAGTGCTCCCAGGTACACTTTTATCATAGACCCCATTGACGGCAGCAGGAACTACAAGCGCGGTCTACCTTTCTTCGCGATATCTATTGCTGTAGCGGAGGGAGAGACTTTAGACGACATCGTGGCAGGGGCCGTCTACGCTCCTCTCCTGAACATGGAATTCACTGCTATAAGAGGCATGGGAGCGTGGCTTAACGGCAGGAAGATAAGGGTAACCTCTCAGGAAGACCTGGCCAACGCACTAGTATTTGTGGGTGCTACGCCCAAAGCCCTCTTCCTGCCACAAGCCTACGCGCTGGCGATAACGATTAGAGGCGGTATCGCCAGAAGCCTGGGGAGCGCAAGCCTAGAGCTCTCCTTCGTCGCGTCAGGCGGCGCTGACGCCTACATAGACTACTGGGGGATCATGAGGGTCATAGACATAGCTGCTGCCCTTCTAATCGCGCGCGAAGCCGGTGCGTGGGTAAAGGTTAGGGGGTGGCTAGATAGACGCGGGGCGATATCCCTCAGAGAGAGGCTCACAATTTTAGCTGCATCCACAGAGAAGCTGGGCTTGCGGCTCGAGGAGGTCTTCCGGGAGGCACTAAATATAGAATTCGAGGAGATGCTCGGTGGACGACGAGATACCCTACGTTGA
- a CDS encoding TatD family hydrolase, with product MDDEIPYVDAHLHLHEFKEEEIERFLSSRVLLIAVAEDYNSSIRTLEIRDSHPEGIKACVGIHPWNIKDEEALRREIEAIEELIPEADCIGEVGLDLKFTADTYPLQEKAFQAFLEFSRRYEKPLNIHSAGAWRETLQLLRAWSVKRAIFHWYTGPLDLLREIISSGLLVSINASLKVQRKARQVVLATPLQSMLTESDGPYNYRGLNLNPLLIPELVAEIAGLKNVTEGQLRRVIFENFKALWERKV from the coding sequence GTGGACGACGAGATACCCTACGTTGATGCACATCTACATCTTCACGAGTTCAAGGAGGAGGAGATAGAACGCTTCCTCTCGTCGCGCGTGCTTCTAATCGCTGTCGCAGAAGACTACAACTCCTCCATTAGGACACTGGAGATAAGAGACTCGCACCCTGAAGGAATAAAGGCCTGCGTGGGGATCCACCCGTGGAACATCAAGGACGAAGAAGCCCTGCGGCGAGAAATTGAAGCGATAGAGGAGTTGATCCCCGAGGCAGATTGTATAGGAGAGGTTGGGCTCGACCTGAAGTTTACAGCTGACACGTACCCTCTCCAGGAGAAGGCATTCCAGGCTTTCCTGGAATTCTCTAGGAGATACGAGAAGCCCTTAAACATCCATTCAGCAGGGGCATGGCGCGAGACTCTACAGCTCCTCAGAGCATGGAGTGTAAAGAGAGCTATTTTCCACTGGTACACCGGGCCTCTAGACCTCCTACGGGAAATTATCTCCTCTGGCCTCCTAGTCTCCATAAACGCTTCGTTGAAGGTACAGCGGAAGGCCAGGCAAGTAGTACTAGCAACCCCCCTCCAGTCCATGCTGACTGAGAGCGACGGGCCATACAACTACCGAGGACTGAACCTCAACCCGCTCCTCATCCCAGAGCTCGTCGCAGAGATAGCAGGCTTGAAGAACGTAACCGAAGGCCAGTTGAGGAGAGTAATATTTGAGAACTTTAAAGCGCTCTGGGAGAGAAAAGTATAA
- a CDS encoding PAC2 family protein: protein MYTIENRGYKVFIYKDVRLRQGVLVQGLPGIGLVGKIAVDYIVDTLGLEKVAELIGPGLLLPVGNAGVFVDQAGVLRPPSYKFYLYTGEERDVLFLTSEVQPVNWAQYDVAECVLDFFTSIGGKTVVGVCGTSSDTPSVEVVYAIANTGRAQELESLGLKKSAGGTITGACGLLPALAALRGLEGFVIMGSTHTPEPNLASSREVVRVLASLLKITIGLEGLDRLIQEEKTREEELRRELERIERAEEKKEGLPSWYV, encoded by the coding sequence GTGTATACGATTGAAAATAGAGGGTACAAAGTATTCATCTACAAAGACGTGAGGCTGAGACAGGGGGTACTCGTACAGGGGTTGCCAGGAATAGGGCTCGTCGGCAAAATCGCGGTGGACTACATAGTCGACACGCTTGGACTTGAGAAAGTTGCTGAACTGATTGGCCCGGGCTTGCTCCTGCCCGTTGGGAATGCGGGGGTATTCGTTGACCAGGCAGGCGTGCTAAGGCCCCCCTCGTACAAGTTCTACCTGTACACTGGCGAGGAAAGGGACGTACTCTTCCTGACAAGCGAGGTTCAACCAGTCAACTGGGCGCAGTACGACGTCGCAGAGTGCGTCTTAGACTTCTTCACCTCGATAGGCGGGAAGACTGTAGTCGGCGTGTGCGGGACGAGCTCTGACACACCTTCAGTGGAGGTGGTTTACGCCATCGCCAACACCGGCCGTGCACAGGAGCTCGAGTCTCTTGGGCTAAAAAAGAGCGCCGGCGGTACAATAACCGGTGCATGCGGCCTCCTCCCTGCACTTGCGGCGCTACGGGGGTTAGAAGGCTTCGTCATAATGGGTAGCACGCATACTCCAGAGCCAAACCTCGCCTCTTCCAGGGAAGTAGTTAGAGTCCTCGCGAGCCTTCTGAAGATCACTATAGGCCTAGAAGGCCTAGACAGGCTGATACAGGAGGAGAAGACAAGAGAGGAGGAGTTGCGAAGGGAACTGGAGAGGATAGAGCGGGCCGAAGAGAAAAAGGAAGGCCTGCCAAGCTGGTACGTCTAG
- a CDS encoding DUF4129 domain-containing protein: MKEVLLVATLTAMVLAASYHEPREVYLPSVSEQDAFSLIFTGFVLFFALTTFIARHEIAGVLRELFQGGRGRAKARKTDFVYSLIFNLVILLAVFLLFRRGVRDQEASVTQYQVLQPNSSTVPTYSSTGGYFNTTLSSAPTSVNSLVYPYVQWIVLALIAFALTSVALALVHNPKRPQDTASETREALTHALAESRRALKMTRSSAEVRRAIVELYNSFCQALRRKHVEASAEMTAREIMHLSINLIPGIPQKPLEDLTYLFEKALYSNHPMGQEDRNRAEKALTELIDFLGAV; encoded by the coding sequence ATGAAAGAAGTACTGCTGGTGGCAACACTCACGGCTATGGTGCTTGCGGCATCGTACCATGAACCCCGGGAAGTCTACCTGCCAAGTGTAAGTGAGCAGGACGCTTTCTCCCTGATTTTTACCGGTTTTGTGCTTTTCTTCGCATTAACTACGTTTATAGCCAGGCACGAGATTGCGGGCGTACTTAGAGAGCTCTTCCAGGGAGGCAGGGGGAGGGCTAAGGCCAGGAAAACAGATTTTGTGTACTCGCTCATCTTCAACTTGGTGATACTTTTAGCAGTCTTTCTTCTATTCAGAAGAGGTGTCCGCGACCAGGAAGCAAGTGTTACCCAGTATCAGGTGCTTCAGCCTAACTCTTCGACGGTTCCAACTTACAGCTCCACTGGCGGGTACTTTAATACTACCCTCTCCTCAGCACCTACCTCAGTGAATAGCCTCGTATACCCCTACGTGCAATGGATAGTCCTCGCCCTTATTGCATTTGCACTTACCTCTGTGGCTTTAGCCCTCGTGCACAACCCCAAGAGGCCACAAGACACAGCATCGGAAACCCGGGAGGCTCTTACGCATGCACTCGCTGAATCCAGGCGGGCTCTAAAGATGACAAGGTCTAGCGCCGAGGTTAGGCGAGCAATAGTTGAACTCTACAACTCGTTCTGCCAGGCCTTGAGGAGGAAGCACGTCGAGGCATCCGCGGAAATGACAGCCCGTGAAATCATGCACCTCTCCATTAACCTGATACCCGGTATTCCCCAGAAGCCTTTAGAAGACTTGACGTACCTCTTTGAAAAAGCTCTCTACAGCAACCATCCCATGGGCCAGGAGGATCGGAACCGCGCCGAGAAGGCGCTGACGGAACTCATCGACTTCCTGGGGGCTGTTTAA
- a CDS encoding AAA family ATPase, with the protein MSDSTRFERLFAELEKAIVGKRSVIEKLLVTLLSQGHILIEDYPGMAKTLLASSFAKAVGLEFRRVQFTPDLLPSDITGSYVYDAKAGEFRLRRGPVFTNILLADEINRAPPKTQSALLEAMQERQVTIDGTTISLDEPFIVIATLNPIELEGTYPLPEAQLDRFLMKVRMGYPSFEEEKLILKKRIERKADRPEISRVMSRDEVLALQREVENVYVDESVIEYIVRIVSNTRQLKEVEVGVSPRGAEALMKASRALAFIRGRDYVIPDDVKELAVPVLAHRLVLKVESIARGFTAEELINRVLERTEVPKEIRG; encoded by the coding sequence ATGTCTGACTCTACGCGCTTCGAGAGGCTATTTGCCGAGCTCGAAAAAGCCATCGTTGGTAAAAGAAGCGTTATTGAAAAGCTCCTAGTCACGCTCCTCTCCCAGGGCCACATCCTGATTGAGGACTACCCGGGGATGGCGAAGACTCTCCTAGCTTCGTCCTTCGCGAAGGCTGTCGGCCTCGAGTTCCGCAGAGTCCAGTTCACTCCAGACCTCCTTCCCTCTGACATAACGGGGAGCTACGTGTACGATGCCAAAGCAGGCGAGTTCAGGCTCCGGAGGGGCCCCGTCTTTACGAACATTCTCCTAGCAGACGAGATCAATAGAGCTCCCCCCAAGACGCAGAGTGCCCTCCTGGAGGCTATGCAGGAGAGGCAGGTCACAATAGACGGGACGACAATATCCCTGGATGAGCCATTCATCGTCATTGCTACTTTAAACCCGATCGAACTAGAGGGGACATACCCATTGCCAGAGGCCCAGCTTGACCGTTTTCTCATGAAGGTTAGGATGGGGTACCCTAGCTTCGAGGAGGAGAAGCTGATCCTGAAGAAGCGCATTGAGCGGAAGGCCGATAGGCCGGAGATAAGTAGAGTGATGTCGCGGGACGAGGTTCTCGCCCTCCAGAGAGAGGTTGAAAATGTGTACGTTGACGAGAGCGTCATAGAATACATTGTCAGGATAGTTTCGAACACAAGGCAACTGAAGGAAGTCGAAGTCGGCGTTAGCCCGAGGGGGGCGGAGGCCCTCATGAAAGCGTCCAGGGCGCTTGCCTTCATTCGCGGTAGAGACTACGTGATACCGGATGACGTTAAGGAGCTAGCAGTCCCTGTTCTCGCGCACAGGTTAGTACTCAAGGTAGAGAGCATTGCTAGGGGCTTTACGGCCGAAGAACTAATTAACCGTGTCTTAGAGAGGACTGAGGTTCCGAAGGAGATAAGGGGCTAG
- a CDS encoding DUF58 domain-containing protein: MLSAKGWATLVSTLVILSLSIAVQKWNLLIFTLPLLYPLVLGRRQAPISPGQVVVQRRVSRSRLIEGEEFSVEVTVGNASQSTLILGIKDELAEPLRLVEGSNKGLVILKPGELKKLVYRVTSTKRGHYAVGPTRIEAYDPFLIWREPVLTYEPDEVVFLPRVVKGYRMSLSALYTIPRPGEIASKSPGEGGDFLEVREAQDKVLRRVNWKATAKTQKWMVNVFESGRLTNVLLVLDVSGKRLLGREVESYTDSLVRLAASIAFSLLTAGHRVSLLVVGNYRDWVKPGSGKRHLLRLLSALADVKHLPTRQIIDYSEVFKRISHVLSPVGSSVIVISPFTEEEALSIISTAEKMGYSVTCVAVNPFAGPRLRHMRASALLSDVWMQGILETLPRRGRRVVVVEPHE; this comes from the coding sequence GTGTTGTCGGCGAAAGGCTGGGCCACGCTGGTCTCTACGCTTGTCATACTATCTCTCAGTATAGCCGTCCAGAAGTGGAACCTCCTCATATTCACTCTACCCCTACTATACCCCCTCGTTCTCGGCAGACGGCAGGCACCCATCAGCCCAGGACAAGTTGTCGTGCAACGGAGAGTTTCACGGTCGAGGCTTATAGAGGGCGAGGAGTTCTCAGTAGAAGTCACGGTAGGAAATGCCTCTCAGTCAACACTGATACTGGGCATAAAAGACGAGTTGGCAGAGCCCCTGAGACTCGTAGAAGGGTCTAACAAGGGTTTAGTTATTTTAAAGCCTGGCGAGCTCAAGAAACTTGTTTACCGGGTGACGTCCACAAAGCGCGGGCACTATGCTGTCGGCCCTACCCGAATTGAAGCGTACGACCCTTTCCTCATCTGGAGAGAGCCGGTGCTCACGTATGAGCCGGACGAAGTCGTCTTCCTCCCTCGCGTGGTGAAAGGGTACAGGATGAGCTTAAGTGCACTCTACACGATTCCGAGGCCAGGCGAAATAGCCTCTAAGAGCCCAGGAGAGGGCGGCGACTTCCTAGAGGTCAGAGAAGCCCAGGACAAGGTTCTACGCCGCGTGAACTGGAAGGCTACCGCTAAGACCCAGAAGTGGATGGTGAATGTCTTTGAGTCCGGGAGGCTTACAAACGTGCTCTTAGTCCTGGACGTTAGTGGTAAGAGACTCCTTGGCAGAGAGGTAGAAAGCTACACAGACTCCTTAGTTAGGCTGGCTGCATCTATAGCTTTCAGCCTGTTGACCGCAGGGCATAGAGTCTCCCTGCTCGTCGTCGGGAACTACCGAGACTGGGTTAAGCCTGGATCCGGGAAGAGGCATCTACTTAGGCTTTTATCGGCCCTCGCCGACGTAAAGCACCTTCCAACGAGACAAATAATCGACTACAGCGAGGTTTTCAAGAGAATATCACACGTGCTCTCTCCAGTAGGCTCTTCCGTCATCGTGATCTCGCCCTTTACCGAGGAAGAGGCTCTTAGCATTATCTCCACGGCCGAGAAAATGGGCTATAGCGTGACCTGCGTTGCTGTTAACCCGTTCGCCGGCCCGAGGCTTCGGCACATGCGGGCAAGCGCCCTCCTGTCAGACGTATGGATGCAGGGCATTCTAGAGACACTCCCGCGTAGGGGGAGGAGAGTAGTAGTGGTGGAGCCTCATGAGTGA